In the Naumovozyma dairenensis CBS 421 chromosome 4, complete genome genome, one interval contains:
- the OGG1 gene encoding 8-oxoguanine glycosylase OGG1 (similar to Saccharomyces cerevisiae OGG1 (YML060W); ancestral locus Anc_4.321) → MLKFHQIKVNKDELSLTNVLQAGQAFRWVFNEKENHYTTTMKVTESNKYFIVVLSQPADDLIEFTSPDLSLDPEHLRSHLERYFRLDVSLNNLLLNEWIPKDHRFKTISAHGVRILAQEPWETLISFICSSNNNIARITKMCHSLCTNYGEEVGVFDGQKFFSFPSSDVIAERATETALRDLGFGYRAKYIIETAKKVSKVRADGNYENDTALFRKLQSSFSYIEMREHLMGYTGVGPKVADCVCLMGLGMDDVVPVDVHVSRIAKRDYQIIANNKNISTLKKLYADLPITRKKINLELDHIRLELYNKWGLYAGWAQGVLFSKEVGKVSGATSSGEIKKRAIVQVDIDIKEETATRTTFDRVSNKHRKNIKREQI, encoded by the coding sequence ATGTTAAAATTCCACCAAATAAAGGtcaataaagatgaattatcTTTGACAAATGTTTTACAGGCGGGTCAAGCATTCCGCTGGGTTTTCAACGAGAAAGAAAACCATTATACTACTACTATGAAAGTTACagaatcaaataaatattttatcgTTGTTCTCAGTCAACCTGCCGATGATCTCATTGAATTCACTTCCCCTGACTTATCTCTCGATCCGGAGCATTTGAGGTCGCATCTAGAACGATACTTTAGATTGGATGTTTCATTGAATAACcttcttttaaatgaatGGATACCGAAGGATCATCGTTTCAAGACTATTTCAGCTCATGGTGTGAGAATTTTAGCGCAGGAGCCCTGGGAAACCCTGATATCATTCATATGTTCCtcaaataacaatattgCACGGATAACCAAAATGTGCCATAGTTTATGTACTAATTACGGAGAAGAAGTTGGCGTCTTCGACGGTCAGAAgttcttttctttcccAAGTAGTGATGTCATAGCAGAAAGAGCTACAGAAACTGCTTTGCGAGATTTAGGATTTGGCTACAGAGCAAAATACATAATTGAAACTGCTAAAAAGGTATCAAAAGTGCGAGCGGATGGGAATTACGAAAATGATACAGCTCTATTCAGAAAACTACAATCATCCTTCAGTTATATTGAAATGAGGGAACATTTGATGGGCTACACAGGAGTAGGACCCAAAGTGGCAGATTGCGTTTGCCTAATGGGCCTGGGCATGGATGACGTCGTCCCCGTAGATGTTCATGTCAGCAGAATTGCGAAAAGAGATTATCAGATAATagctaataataaaaatatatcgACCCTCAAAAAACTCTATGCAGATCTTCCAATAACgaggaagaaaatcaaTCTGGAATTAGATCATATAAGGTTGGagttatataataaatggGGACTTTACGCTGGCTGGGCTCAAGGTGTGCTGTTCTCAAAAGAGGTTGGTAAAGTAAGTGGTGCAACTAGTTCAGGCgaaattaagaaaagaGCTATCGTACAAGTAGATATCgatattaaagaagaaactgcTACAAGGACTACTTTTGATCGTGTCAGTAATAAACAtaggaaaaatataaaaagagaacaaatataa
- the PIF1 gene encoding DNA helicase PIF1 (similar to Saccharomyces cerevisiae PIF1 (YML061C); ancestral locus Anc_4.322), whose product MNIWKQQLVSIFYRKSIIPLGAFFNTSIFLQTTKKMGIRPLSSTSFFANEPKRIKMSNEDLDALFSDSGEWEVDMHNEVKNDVSENDDDVILMRGLQYNPVDPAKKLMGASSIIFPKTNSEQIKSMPSGVEKSFTLTKKIPQVTFKDNVDIKTERFRQPLNRKESNLEPACTKHNELRPSFPSEKQTPEESTMLRKPSVPPVTKWPTTLPVVSNSAQSNISMNDSSLEIIKEETKVTHSNKFTLLTQPPTFTNLDMETPTKKLNLPKNTKIKIPIRLSTEQENIITLAEKGINIFYTGSAGTGKSILLREMIRALRRKYDADEVAVTASTGLAACNIGGITVHSFAGIGLGNGEAVNLYKKVRRSKKHLRRWQKIKALVVDEISMIDGKLLDKLDYIAQKIRKNHAPFGGIQLIFCGDFFQLPPVSKDPQNPTVFAFESKAWKAGIKSTIMLQKVFRQQGDAEFITMLNQMRLGKIDENTEREFKKLTRPLADDEIIPAELYSTRAEVDRANFSRLNKLPGLTHTFESIDGGELQDQEMKERLLQNFLAPKTLQLKVGAQVMMIKNMDETLVNGSLGKILAFVDPQTYMFYKTISDDPTVPLSQLEDLVSNPQPLMDSWNEEKDTDNVRQKSAKDSFCRPKTTDIKAELDDSIFDFLDGVEGQDIEIDTNIKRKKELMQMLHASSNGRKLPLVRFKTSDLSTRTILVEPENWAIEDENEKPIVSRVQLPLMLAWSLSIHKAQGQTLPKVKVDLRRVFEKGQAYVALSRAVSREGLQVLNFDRTRILSHQAVIDFYSTLTSAENAIKQFDHLPKETSSGIRREYAPTSNYRASRSSTKTPAGTDGILALLEKHKK is encoded by the coding sequence atgaatatttgGAAGCAACAATTAGTTAGCATATTCTACAGAAAATCGATTATTCCTCTCGGTGCATTTTTCAATACCTCAATCTTTCTACAAACGACAAAGAAAATGGGAATAAGGCCTCTTTCATCAACATCCTTTTTTGCTAACGAACCTAAACGAATAAAGATGTCTAATGAAGATTTGGATGCTCTGTTCTCCGATTCAGGTGAATGGGAAGTAGATATGCATAATGAAGTGAAAAATGATGTATCTGAGAATGATGACGACGTAATATTAATGAGAGGCTTACAATATAATCCAGTAGATCCTGCAAAGAAACTCATGGGTGCATCATCAAttatatttccaaaaaCTAATAGCGAGcaaataaaatcaatgCCTTCAGGAGTAGAGAAATCTTTCACCTTGACTAAAAAAATACCTCAGGTAACTTTCAAGGATAATGTTGATATCAAGACAGAACGTTTCAGACAGCCTTTGAACCGTAAGGAAAGTAATTTAGAACCTGCGTGTACCAAACACAATGAGTTAAGACCATCTTTTCCCTCAGAAAAACAGACACCAGAGGAATCAACGATGCTTCGAAAACCCTCAGTACCACCAGTTACCAAGTGGCCAACGACACTTCCCGTAGTTTCTAATTCAGCACAAAGTAATATATCAATGAACGATTCTAGTCTCGAGataattaaagaagaaaccaAGGTAACACatagtaataaattcaCGCTACTAACACAACCACCAACTTTCACTAATCTCGATATGGAAACCCCTACGAAAAAGTTAAATCTACCTAAAAATACAAAGATTAAGATACCTATTCGTTTAAGTACggaacaagaaaatattataacaTTGGCTGAAAAAGGTATAAATATCTTTTATACTGGAAGTGCAGGTACAGGGAAGTCCATTCTGCTGAGAGAAATGATTAGAGCTTTAAGACGAAAATATGATGCTGATGAGGTGGCCGTTACTGCATCTACCGGTTTGGCAGCCTGTAATATTGGAGGTATTACTGTTCATTCCTTTGCTGGTATTGGATTGGGTAATGGAGAAGCTGTAAACTTATATAAGAAAGTCAGAAGATCGAAGAAGCATTTAAGACGTTGGCAAAAAATTAAAGCCCTTGTTGTCGACGAAATATCCATGATTGACGGTAAGCTATTGGATAAATTGGATTATATTGCACAgaaaattagaaagaaCCATGCACCATTTGGTGGTATTCAATTAATCTTCTGTGGtgatttctttcaattaCCGCCGGTTTCCAAAGACCCTCAAAATCCGACAGTTTTTGCATTCGAATCCAAGGCGTGGAAGGCAGGTATCAAGTCCACAATCATGTTACAAAAGGTGTTCAGGCAACAGGGTGATGCTGAATTTATTACCATGTTGAATCAAATGAGATTGGGAAAAATAGATGAAAATACTGAACGAGAATTCAAGAAGTTAACTAGGCCATTGgcagatgatgaaattatcCCAGCGGAATTATATAGTACAAGAGCAGAAGTTGACAGAGCAAATTTCTCAAGGTTGAATAAACTACCAGGCCTGACCCATACATTCGAATCAATTGATGGCGGTGAATTACAAGATCAAGAGATGAAAGAACGCCTTTTACAGAACTTTTTGGCACCAAAGACTTTACAGTTGAAGGTGGGGGCCCaagtgatgatgataaagaatatgGATGAAACGTTGGTTAATGGATCATTAGGTAAAATTTTAGCATTCGTTGATCCACAAACATATATGTTCTACAAAACGATCAGTGATGATCCGACAGTTCCTCTTTCACAATTGGAAGACTTGGTGTCTAATCCTCAACCTCTTATGGACAGTTGgaatgaagaaaaagatacTGATAATGTAAGGCAGAAAAGCGCAAAAGATTCCTTTTGTAGACCTAAAACTACCGATATTAAAGCGGAGCTAGACGATAGcatatttgatttcttagaTGGTGTGGAAGGCcaagatattgaaatagATACgaatattaaaagaaaaaaagaattaatgCAAATGTTACATGCAAGTTCCAATGGCAGAAAACTTCCTCTTGTCCGGTTTAAGACATCAGATTTGTCAACAAGGACCATATTAGTGGAGCCAGAGAATTGGgctattgaagatgaaaatgaaaaaccGATTGTTTCTAGGGTACAACTGCCTCTGATGCTAGCGTGGTCATTGTCCATACACAAGGCACAAGGACAAACATTACCAAAGGTCAAAGTGGATCTAAGGCGGGTGTTTGAAAAGGGCCAAGCTTATGTGGCGTTATCGAGAGCAGTTTCGAGAGAAGGTCTACAGGTTCTTAATTTTGATAGAACAAGAATCCTTTCACATCAAGCAGTTATCGATTTTTACTCAACTCTTACATCTGCAGAGAACGCGATAAAGCAATTTGATCATCTGCCGAAAGAGACAAGCAGCGGAATAAGAAGAGAATATGCCCCAACCTCTAACTACCGAGCTTCTCGGTCGTCTACCAAAACACCAGCAGGAACTGATGGCATATTAGCACTCTTAGAGAAACATAAAAAGTAA
- the RIM4 gene encoding Rim4p (similar to Saccharomyces cerevisiae RIM4 (YHL024W); ancestral locus Anc_4.33) translates to MKMTMKAKKTMIVKKTMIVKKTMIALKRREKRMRKRTRKRKKIPPAMNTKPFRGRPSSCVFVASLTSTLTDDELCVSVTDYFKKFGEIVRVKVLRDQANRPYAFVQYTNDKDANNALKTAHGSLLNGRRLRCEPARVNRTLFITHDSPISKMEIESICNKFGELDQLVPKRDDTQFTRRFSYPVSDACSWFAQFTFRDDAIRAFANLKSDSAWNVQWAQNIRVPHFFNLLSKNNEGQDSNSNASPSISSTIVDTQNDYKNNSNLSQGEEEMITIDKKSIFVGQLPQETTKEDLETHFWKHGKILDLNLIHKPTNVFAFIQYESEKSAAAALETENHSIFISKTIHVQYKEIGGIHNKKHLKKNSFFGYKPNTFSGPQLNLAPPPISMYRRNSIDVPPLSMSYMPPPPPLAEFEMNSYIPYGMNTIPTARRKSLPSWRSNKMDESTDVNSTITNDATIDDKSDVSDAVTTNAIGSTTTYDNSAEASLNINENGDRSTTINTSNNNYTTNTMSKKYPRRGNQNFGEPVKPYYYQPYYYHHPMPYPMAPGHTPQNSAGTMPYMMLYSMPPIPPPNIRGATIPPTSDKTHIFPANVRTKPRVMPDFQPSEMYENQIDRLPKKKGPECLNY, encoded by the coding sequence atgaagatgacaaTGAAAGCGAAGAAGACAATGATAGTCAAGAAAACAATGATAGTCAAGAAAACAATGATAGCATTGAAGAGGAGGGAGAAGAGAATGAGAAAGAGAAcgagaaagagaaagaaaattccCCCTGCAATGAATACTAAACCATTCAGGGGAAGACCATCTTCTTGTGTCTTTGTGGCAAGTCTAACGTCTACCTTGACCGACGATGAATTATGTGTTTCCGTTACAGATtattttaagaaatttggTGAAATTGTTAGAGTGAAAGTTTTGCGCGATCAAGCAAATAGACCGTACGCTTTCGTTCAATACACTAACGATAAAGACGCAAATAACGCTTTGAAGACTGCTCATGGttctttattaaatggTAGAAGACTACGTTGTGAACCTGCAAGAGTTAATCGTACTTTATTCATCACTCATGATTCTCCAATCtcaaaaatggaaattgaatccatttgtaataaattcGGTGAATTAGATCAATTGGTACCAAAAAGAGATGATACTCAGTTTACAAGAAGATTCTCATATCCTGTCTCGGATGCTTGTTCATGGTTTGCTCAATTTACATTCAGAGATGATGCTATTAGAGCCTTTGCTAATTTGAAAAGTGACTCCGCATGGAACGTTCAATGGGCTCAAAATATTAGAGTACCACATTTCTTTAATCTATTATCTAAAAACAATGAAGGACAAGACTCTAATTCAAATGCTAGCCCATCTATTAGTTCAACCATTGTTGATACTCAAAATGACTATAAAAACAATAGTAACTTATCACAGGGAGAGGAAGAAATGATCACAATCGacaaaaaatcaatatttgTCGGTCAATTACCTCAAGAAACAACTAAGGAAGATTTGGAAACTCACTTTTGGAAACATGGTAAAATCCTcgatttaaatttaattcatAAACCAACCAATGTTTTCGCTTTCATTCAATACGAAAGTGAAAAATCCGCTGCTGCTGCTTTAGAAACTgaaaatcattcaatttttatTTCGAAAACAATTCATGTACAATACAAAGAAATCGGTGGGattcataataaaaaacatttgaaaaaaaatagctTTTTCGGTTATAAACCAAATACATTCTCCGGACCTCAACTAAATTTGGCTCCTCCTCCAATCAGTATGTACAGAAGAAATTCAATCGATGTACCACCACTATCTATGTCTTATATGCCACCTCCACCACCATTGGCagaatttgaaatgaaTAGTTATATCCCTTATGGTATGAACACCATCCCAACTgcaagaagaaaatcattACCTTCTTGGAGATCAAATAAAATGGATGAATCCACAGATGTTAACTCAACAATTACAAACGATGCAAcaattgatgataaatCTGATGTATCGGACGCCGTTACTACAAATGCTATCGGTTCAACAACTACATATGACAATTCAGCTGAAGCAAGTTTAAATATAAACGAGAATGGCGACAGGAGTACCACTATTAATactagtaataataactataCAACGAACACTATGTCAAAGAAATATCCTAGGAGAGGAAATCAAAACTTTGGTGAGCCTGTCAAAccttattattaccaaCCATACTATTATCACCATCCAATGCCGTATCCTATGGCTCCAGGACATACACCTCAAAACTCTGCGGGAACTATGCCTTATATGATGTTATATTCAATGCCACCTATACCTCCACCAAATATACGTGGTGCTACTATACCTCCTACCAGCGATAAGACACATATTTTTCCAGCAAATGTACGTACTAAACCAAGAGTTATGCCAGATTTTCAACCATCTGAAATGTATGAAAACCAAATTGATAGATTACCTAAAAAGAAAGGACCGGAATGTTTAAATTACTAG
- the HSP104 gene encoding chaperone ATPase HSP104 (similar to Saccharomyces cerevisiae HSP104 (YLL026W); ancestral locus Anc_4.32) → MNDETQFTERALTIVTLAQKLAEDHQHPQLQPIHLLAAFIETPEDGTIPYLQNLVEKARYDYDLFKKVVNRTLVRIPQQNPAPQQITPSYALGKVLQDAAKIQKQQKDSFIAQDHLLFALFNDSSIQTVFKESQIDVEAIKQQALVLRGNQKIDSRGADTNTPLEYLNKYAIDMTEQAREGKLDPVIGREEEIRNTIRVLARRIKSNPCLIGEPGVGKSAIIEGVAQRIIDDDVPTLLQNAKLFSLDLAALTAGAKYKGDFEERFKGVLKEVEESKVLIILFIDEIHMLMGNGKDDAANILKPALSRGQLKVIGATTNNEYRSIVEKDGAFERRFQKIEVSEPTLRETVAILRGLQPKYEIHHGVRILDSALVTAAQLAKRYLPYRRLPDSALDLVDISCAGVAVARDSKPEELDSKERQLQLIEVEIKALERDEDADSTTKDRLKQARQKEASIREELEPLRQRYNEERHGHEELTKAKKKLDELENKALEAERRQDTATAADLRYFAIPGVKEQIAKFENQVAEEEKRAGANSMIQNVVDSDTISETAARLTGIPVKKLTESENEKLIHMENDLSSQVVGQMEAIKAVSNAVRLSRSGLSNPRQPASFLFLGLSGSGKTELAKKIAGFLFNDEDMMIRVDCSELGEKYSVSKLLGTSAGYVGYDEGGFLTNQLQYKPYSVLLFDEVEKAHPDVLTVMLQMLDDGRITSGQGKTIDCSNCIIIMTSNLGAQYINNQKGSKIQDATKELVMGAVKNHFRPEFLNRISSIVVFNKLSRKAIHKIVDIRIKELEARFEANDRHYKLNVSPEAKDFLAKFGYSDDMGARPLNRLIQNEILNKLAVRILRKEVLDKEAVNIVLRVGKSGADDSTGEGESLDVLPNHEGTGVVNSYDDMDVDEDDDDLELD, encoded by the coding sequence atgaacGACGAAACACAATTCACAGAAAGAGCATTGACTATTGTCACATTAGCTCAAAAATTAGCTGAAGATCATCAACATCCACAATTACAACCAATCCATCTCTTAGCTGCATTCATTGAAACTCCAGAAGATGGTACGATTCCATACTTACAAAACTTAGTGGAAAAGGCAAGATACGATTAtgatcttttcaaaaaagtAGTCAACAGGACTTTAGTACGTATCCCACAACAAAATCCAGCACCACAACAAATTACTCCAAGTTATGCATTAGGTAAAGTATTACAAGATGCGGCTAAGattcaaaaacaacaaaaggATTCATTCATAGCACAGgatcatttattattcgCTTTGTTTAATGATTCATCTATACAAACTGTGTTCAAAGAATCTCAAATTGATGTGGAAGCTATTAAACAACAAGCTTTGGTGTTAAGAGGTAATCAAAAGATTGATTCTCGTGGTGCTGATACTAATACACCattggaatatttgaataaatatgCCATTGATATGACTGAACAAGCTAGAGAGGGGAAATTAGATCCTGTCATTGgtagagaagaagaaattagaaacaCTATTAGAGTTCTAGcaagaagaattaaatcAAATCCTTGTTTGATTGGTGAACCTGGTGTCGGTAAGAGTGCTATCATTGAAGGTGTCGCCCAAAGAATtatagatgatgatgtcCCCACTTTATTACAAAATGCAAAACTGTTCAGTTTGGATTTAGCAGCTTTGACAGCTGGTGCTAAATATAAAGgtgattttgaagaaaggTTTAAAGGTGTCTTAAAGGAAGTAGAAGAATCTAAAGTGTTGATCattttattcattgatgaaattcATATGTTGATGGGTAATGGTAAAGATGATGCTGCTAACATTTTGAAACCTGCTTTATCAAGGGGTCAATTAAAAGTTATTGGTGCTACtacaaataatgaatatagaTCTATTGTTGAAAAAGATGGTGcatttgaaagaagattCCAAAAGATTGAAGTTTCTGAACCAACTTTAAGAGAAACAGTGGCTATCTTAAGAGGTTTACAACCTAAATATGAAATCCATCATGGTGTTAGGATTTTGGATAGTGCATTGGTTACGGCTGCTCAATTGGCTAAACGTTATTTACCTTATAGAAGATTACCAGATTCTGCATTAGATTTAGTTGATATTTCTTGTGCAGGTGTTGCTGTGGCTAGAGATTCTAAACCAGAAGAATTAGATTCAAAAGAGCGacaattacaattaatTGAAGTGGAAATTAAAGCTTTGGAAAGAGATGAAGATGCAGATTCCACTACCAAGGACAGATTAAAGCAAGCTAGACAAAAGGAAGCTTCTATAAGAGAAGAATTGGAACCTTTAAGACAACGTTACAACGAGGAAAGACATGGTCATGAAGAATTGACTAAAGctaagaagaaattagatgaattggaaaacaAAGCATTAGAAGCTGAACGTAGACAAGATACTGCTACTGCTGCAGATTTGAGATATTTTGCAATTCCTGGTGTTAAAGAGCAAATTGCCAAGTTTGAAAATCAAGTCgctgaagaagagaaaCGTGCTGGTGCTAATTCTATGATTCAAAATGTTGTTGATTCTGATACCATTTCTGAAACCGCAGCAAGATTAACTGGTATCCCAGTGAAGAAATTAACTGAAtctgaaaatgaaaaattgattcatATGGAAAATGATCTTTCATCACAAGTTGTTGGTCAAATGGAAGCTATTAAAGCTGTTTCCAATGCTGTTAGATTATCAAGATCAGGGTTATCTAATCCAAGACAACCTGCAtcattcttattcttaGGTCTTTCAGGTTCAGGTAAAACTGAATTAGCTAAAAAGATTGCTGGATTTTTgtttaatgatgaagatatgaTGATTAGAGTCGATTGTTCAGAATTGGGTGAGAAATACTCAGTCTCTAAATTGTTAGGTACATCAGCAGGTTATGTTGGGTATGATGAAGGTGGGTTTTTAACAAATCAATTACAGTATAAACCTTATtcggtattattatttgatgaagtGGAAAAGGCTCATCCTGATGTCTTGACAGTTATGTTACAAATGTTAGATGATGGTAGAATTACATCTGGTCAAGGTAAAACTATTGATTGTTCcaattgtattattattatgacTTCTAATTTAGGTGCacaatatattaataatcaAAAGGGATCTAAGATTCAAGATGCTACAAAGGAGCTAGTTATGGGAGCTGTTAAGAATCATTTCAGACctgaatttttgaatagaATTTCCagtattgttgttttcaataaattatctaGAAAGGCAATTCATAAGATTGTTGATATtagaattaaagaattagagGCAAGGTTTGAAGCTAATGATAGACATTATAAATTGAATGTTTCCCCAGAGGCCAAAGATTTCTTAGCTAAATTTGGTTATTCAGATGATATGGGTGCTCGTCCATTGAACAGATTGattcaaaatgaaattttaaataaacTAGCAGTTAGAATTCTTAGAAAGGAGGTCCTTGATAAAGAGGCCGTCAATATTGTATTGAGAGTTGGTAAATCCGGTGCTGATGACAGTACTGGTGAAGGTGAATCATTAGATGTGTTACCAAATCATGAAGGTACAGGTGTTGTCAATTCATATGATGATATGGATGTTGATGAAGACGACGATGATCTTGAATTGGATTAA
- the ISA1 gene encoding Fe-binding Fe/S cluster assembly protein ISA1 (similar to Saccharomyces cerevisiae ISA1 (YLL027W); ancestral locus Anc_4.31), producing the protein MINRVSINIRPYPTRIQLLLRSQNRLFCHSIKLRSNRTIMTDVTSSNSSAFKMKFIPNTNRASSPSSSTSPTNTGTGTNSQFKFKFIIPQKKAKDPSASSSSSSSSATTSPLSKWSSYSMPSKEVLAEQKKLIDEKEAKEQQRLKEAEKIVKTAMKDTVELENNKSASTNKTTVSASVTTTTNENGTVKKKRKRRILRPRKAFITLSPKAIVHLKALMDQPEPKMIRVGTRNRGCSGTTYDLQYITEPGKFDEIVEQDGIKIVIDSKALFSVVGSEMDWIDDKLAAKFVFKNPNSKGTCGCGESFMV; encoded by the coding sequence ATGATAAACAGAGTATCCATAAACATTCGTCCTTATCCAACAAGAATCCAACTTCTTTTAAGAAGCCAAAATAGGTTATTCTGTCACTCCATAAAACTTCGAAGTAATAGAACAATTATGACCGATGTAACCAGTTCCAATAGCTCTGCTTTCAAGATGAAGTTCATACCAAATACTAATAGGGCATCATCTccttcatcttcaacatCGCCTACCAACACAGGCACCGGCACAAATTCacaattcaaattcaaattcataatACCTCAAAAGAAGGCAAAGGACCCATCAGCATCAAGTTCAAGCTCAAGTTCAAGTGCGACGACTTCACCTCTATCAAAATGGTCAAGTTATTCTATGCCATCTAAGGAAGTATTAGcagaacaaaaaaaactaaTAGATGAAAAGGAGGCAAAGGAACAGCAAAGATTAAAAGAAGCTGAAAAGATAGTCAAAACGGCAATGAAGGATACAgttgaattagaaaataacaAGAGTGCATCTACCAATAAAACCACCGTATCTGCGTCTGTaactacaacaacaaacgAAAATGGAACTgttaagaagaagagaaagagaagaatatTAAGACCTCGTAAGGCATTCATTACATTAAGTCCAAAGGCCATTGTCCATTTAAAGGCATTGATGGATCAACCTGAACCTAAGATGATTAGAGTCGGTACAAGAAATCGTGGTTGTTCTGGAACAACCTATGACTTACAATATATTACTGAACCTGGGAAATTCGATGAAATTGTAGAACAAGATGGTATTAAAATTGTTATTGATTCAAAGGCCCTTTTCAGTGTTGTTGGAAGTGAAATGGATTGGattgatgataaattgGCAGCTAAATTCGTTTTCAAAAATCCAAATTCAAAGGGAACTTGTGGTTGTGGCGAAAGTTTCATGGTTTAA